CGGTTATAGGCGGCGGGCCCGCGGGCATGGAGGCGGCCAGGGTGGCCGGTATGCGCGGACACCGCGTAACGCTGTACGATAAGAGTTCCAAGCTGGGCGGACAGCTGAATCAGGCCGTTATCCCGCCGCACAAGAGCAATCTTGCCCCGTATCTGGAATACCTGAAGCGGCAGCTACCGCTTAACAACGTCGATATTCGTATCAGAACAATAGCCACCGCCGAAACGATAAGAAAGACCAATCCGGACGCCGTGGTGATCGCCACCGGCGTCGCCGCGACGAATCTCGATATACCGGGGGTAGACAAGCCGTTTGTCGTTTCTGCAAGATCTGTCCTCAGCGGCAAGAAAACGGCGACTAAGGTCGCCATAATAGGCGGCGGGCTCATAGGCTGCGAGACGGCGGAGTTCCTGAGCAAACTGGGCAGGCAGGTTACCATCATAGAAATACTGGACTATATAGCGGAAAAGATGGTGTACGCGCAAAAAACTATCCTGGAGGCCCGCTTGAAGGCTGCAGGAATCGCCGTTATTACAGGAGCCAGGAGCAAAGAAATCACCGACACCGGCGTTGTAGTAATAACGGAGGGCGGAGAGAGGACGCATATCGAGGCCGGCACCGTGGTCATCGCTGTAGGGGACAGGCCGAACAATGAACTGGAAACGAAGCTTAAAGGCATCGCCGCTAAGATATACACGGCGGGGGACTGCGTAAAACCGGAAGGCATAGCTGAAGCCGTCGCGGCGGGCCACCTGGCGGCCCTGTCGATTTAGGTCTATCGCGTTATGCGATCGAATACTCTGGTCAAGCAATTTCGGTTCCGGAGAGAAAGGAGTCTCAAATGGTAAAAGAAGAAAAAGGTTACAGCGGACCGGTACGCCCGGTTTGCCGGCTGGAAGACCTCGATAAGGAGACCCTTGTAAAGCTGGCCAACGAATACGCGCGGGCCTACCAGCAGATGGACAATCACTGGTACGATGCTATAGCCAAAAGATACGGCGAACAGACCGCCCGCGAGATAGACTTCGAGGTGTGGATGAGAAACATACCTCCGACGGCGCGGCGCACCCTTGAGGTTCTCGGACACAAAGAGAACGACATGGCCGCCATATTGAAAGTTAACCAATTTCATCCCGCCGCCGGGGGCTGTCCGTACCACTACGACTACGAGGTCGAACTGAAGAGCCCGAAGGTCGGCCTGGTAAAGGTCGCCAGGTGCAGACCCATGCGCTTCCTCAGGGAGAAAGGCGACTCGGAATTCCTAAGAATAATGTGCCGCAAATGGGACGTGGAGATGTTCGGGCAATCGGCCAAGGCCATAGTGCCCAACGTCAAGTGGCGGCCGCTGGTCATCCCGCCTTACGACGCTCCGTACGAAAATCAGGAGCCCGGCTATGACTGCATATGGGAGTTTACGATAGAAGATTAGCACGGCGATAACGGGAGGCGGTATGATCGCTGATAAATTCAGGCTCGACAATAAAGTTGCTATAGTTACCGGCGCCGGTAAAGGCATCGGGCGCTGCATCGCGCTGATGTTCGCCGAGGCCGGTGCGAACGTTGTCCTCGCGGCCAGGACGGAGGGCGACATCCAGGCCGGGGCGGAGGCAGCAAAGGCCTTCGGGGTTAAAGCGGTCGCCGTGCCCTGCGACGTCACGGTCGACGAGCAGCTTGAGCATCTGGTTGCGCGCGCCATTGAAGAATTTGGGCGTATCGATATACTTGTGAACGTGGCCGGGGGCAGCGGGCCGAACGTTGTAGAAAAGACGTCGCGGAGAAGGTTCCTGGCTTCGCTCGATTTCAATATAGTCTCGGCCTTCGTGCTCACGCGGCTGTGCCTGCCGCACCTTCGGGAAAGCAAGGGCTGTGTGATTAATATCAGTTCGACCGTGGCGCGCCTTGTTCAGCGCAATTTCAGTGTCTACGGAACGGCAAAGGCCGGGCTTTCTTATATGACTAGGATGCTGGCCTGCGACCTTGCGCCGGATGTCAGGGTCAACGCCGTAGCGCCGGGGACGATAATGACCGACGCCCTGAGAAGCTTCGTTGACGAGGCCTCGCGGCAGAAGATGAGCGACCTTACGCCGCTGAAGCGTCTCGGCACGCCGGAGGATATAGCATATGCCTGCCTGTACCTAGCGTCGCCGGCGGCCGCCTGGGTCACGGGCAAGATCATCGACGTGGATGGCGGCACGGAGACAACGAGTGTTCCATCCTGATTTAACTTGGAGATAACGATATGTTCGATTTAACAGGACATACTGCTTTGATCACCGGCGCCGGACAGGGCATGGGGCTGGGCGTGGCCAGGGCGCTGGCCGCCCAGGGAGCAAAAGTAGCCGTGAACGATTACTATGCCGAGAGGGCGGAGAAGGCGGCGGCGCGGATATGCGAGGCCGGCGGCACGGCTATCGGCGTAGGCGCTGATGTGACCGACCCTGCATCTATCAAGGCTATGATCGCGGAGATCGAGAGGCGGCTCGGGCCGGTGGACATTCTTGTGAACAACGCCGGCATCCCGGTCGAGGGCGTGAAATACGCGAAGTTCATCGACACCAAACCGGAAGACCTGGAGATATATGTTGATCTCAACCTGCGCGGCGTTATGAACTGCGTTCGTGCAGTACTACCCGGCATGTGCGAGCGCGGCTGGGGGCGCATCGTCACCATCTCCTCCGAATCGTGGCGGCTGGGCGTGAACATGGGGCTCTCGCTCTACGCCACTTCCAAGGCCGGAGCGGTGGGCTTTATGCGGCAGATATCCGTTGAGGTAGGCTCTTGCGGCGTCACCGCGAACTGTATTTCGCTTGGCATGATGAACAACGCCCCCAATGCAGACGCCATCTGCAAAAAAACCACCAGCGTCGGACGGGCGGGCACGCCGGAGGATGTCGGGGCGGCGGTTGTCTATTTCGCTTCCAAGGAAGCGGCGTGGGTCACCGGGCAGGTGCTGCCGCTGAACGGAGGCTCCTGCACCGCATAGGGAAGAGCGATGCGTGCCACGGCGACGCCGCGGAAAGGACGAGTCAATGGTTAAGAAAGAAACCGGGGCCAAGAAGAAAGCGACAAAGACATCGAAGGAAATGAAGGGCTACGGCGGTCCGGTGCGCCCCGTTTGCCGGCTGGAAGACCTCGACAAGGATACGCTCGTCAAGCTGTGTAACGAGTACGCGCGGGCCTACCAGCAGATGGACGGTCACTGGTACGACGCCGTGGCCAAGCGATACGGGGAGAAACTCGCCCGCGAGATAGATTTCGAGGTCTGGATGAGGAACATCCCCTCGACGGCGCGGCGCACACTGGAAGCACTGGGGCATAAGGAAAACGACATGGCCGGGATACTCAAGGTGATGCAGTTCCACCCCGCCGCCGGAGGCTGCCCTTTCCTGTACGACTACGAGGTCGAGCTGAAGAGCCCGAAAGTCGGCATAGTCAAGGTCCCCAGGTGCCACCCGATGCGGCACTATCGGGATAAAGGAAACATGGATTTCGTCAGGGTCATGTGCCGCAAGTGGGATACGGAGATGTTCGGGCAATCGGCAAAGGCTATTGTGCCCAATGTTAAGTGGAAGCCGCTGGTGCTCCCGCCATACGACGAGCCTTATGAAAGACAGGAGAAGGACATCG
This sequence is a window from Dehalococcoidia bacterium. Protein-coding genes within it:
- a CDS encoding DUF6125 family protein, with protein sequence MVKEEKGYSGPVRPVCRLEDLDKETLVKLANEYARAYQQMDNHWYDAIAKRYGEQTAREIDFEVWMRNIPPTARRTLEVLGHKENDMAAILKVNQFHPAAGGCPYHYDYEVELKSPKVGLVKVARCRPMRFLREKGDSEFLRIMCRKWDVEMFGQSAKAIVPNVKWRPLVIPPYDAPYENQEPGYDCIWEFTIED
- a CDS encoding glucose 1-dehydrogenase, which encodes MIADKFRLDNKVAIVTGAGKGIGRCIALMFAEAGANVVLAARTEGDIQAGAEAAKAFGVKAVAVPCDVTVDEQLEHLVARAIEEFGRIDILVNVAGGSGPNVVEKTSRRRFLASLDFNIVSAFVLTRLCLPHLRESKGCVINISSTVARLVQRNFSVYGTAKAGLSYMTRMLACDLAPDVRVNAVAPGTIMTDALRSFVDEASRQKMSDLTPLKRLGTPEDIAYACLYLASPAAAWVTGKIIDVDGGTETTSVPS
- a CDS encoding SDR family NAD(P)-dependent oxidoreductase; the protein is MFDLTGHTALITGAGQGMGLGVARALAAQGAKVAVNDYYAERAEKAAARICEAGGTAIGVGADVTDPASIKAMIAEIERRLGPVDILVNNAGIPVEGVKYAKFIDTKPEDLEIYVDLNLRGVMNCVRAVLPGMCERGWGRIVTISSESWRLGVNMGLSLYATSKAGAVGFMRQISVEVGSCGVTANCISLGMMNNAPNADAICKKTTSVGRAGTPEDVGAAVVYFASKEAAWVTGQVLPLNGGSCTA
- a CDS encoding DUF6125 family protein; translation: MVKKETGAKKKATKTSKEMKGYGGPVRPVCRLEDLDKDTLVKLCNEYARAYQQMDGHWYDAVAKRYGEKLAREIDFEVWMRNIPSTARRTLEALGHKENDMAGILKVMQFHPAAGGCPFLYDYEVELKSPKVGIVKVPRCHPMRHYRDKGNMDFVRVMCRKWDTEMFGQSAKAIVPNVKWKPLVLPPYDEPYERQEKDIDCMWEFTIDDRR